From a single Trachemys scripta elegans isolate TJP31775 chromosome 17, CAS_Tse_1.0, whole genome shotgun sequence genomic region:
- the SLC2A6 gene encoding solute carrier family 2, facilitated glucose transporter member 6 yields MDASIQKPLLGAPSSTYQTFPQRTAHQLDREYIRTLQNKRLFLAAFAAVLGNFNFGYALVYTSPVIPALETSNIPALKITRVEESWFGSVFTLGAAAGGLSAMLLNDRLGRKLSIMFSAVPSAVGYAFMGSAQGVWMLLLGRLLTGYAGGVTAASIPVYISEISHPGVRGALGSCPQIMAVLGSLVLYALGLKLSWRWLAVAGEVPVLTMIILLCFMPNSPRFLISKGKDDEAVGVLRWLRGPNTDFRREFEQIKESVRQQSRRISCAEIKDPFIYKPILIAVLMRFLQQLSGVTPILVYLQSIFQSTAVILKPEYDAAIVGGVRLASVLIAAVSMDKAGRKILLFVSAGIMFASNLTLGLYIHYTSLPSHNSTMAVINGTLVSPESLTAEPSGYITLIPLVATMLFIMGYAMGWGPITWLLMSEILPLKARGVASGLCVLVSWLTAFALTRFFLLVVQDFGLEVPFLFFAVICAGNLLFTGCCVPETKGRSLEQIESYFRTGRRSFMRNHI; encoded by the exons ATGGACGCCAGCATACAGAAACCGCTCCTGGGAGCGCCCAGCTCAACGTATCAGACCTTTCCGCAGAGGACTGCCCACCAGCTGGACCGGGAATACATCAG AACCCTTCAAAACAAGCGGCTCTTTCTAGCAGCTTTCGCTGCCGTCCTGGGGAACTTCAATTTCGGGTACGCACTGGTTTACACGTCCCCTGTGATCCCTGCTTTGGAAACATCCAACATCCCCGCCCTGAAAATCACCCGGGTGGAGGAATCCTGGTTTGGG TCCGTGTTCACGCTGGGAGCTGCCGCCGGGGGCCTCAGCGCCATGCTCCTGAATGACCGCCTGGGTCGGAAGCTGAGCATCATGTTCTCAGCCGTCCCGTCCGCTGTGGGATACGCCTTCATGGGCAGTGCCCAGGGagtctggatgctgctgctggggcGACTGCTGACGGGCTACGCGGGCGGCGTGACGGCGGCGTCCATACCG GTCTATATCTCCGAGATCTCCCACCCTGGGGTCAGAGGAGCTTTGGGTTCCTGCCCTCAGATCATGGCTGTCCTTGGCTCCCTCGTCCTCTATGCCCTGG gccTGAAGCTCTCCTGGCGCTGGCTGGCCGTGGCTGGGGAAGTGCCGGTTCTCACTATGATCATCCTGCTCTGCTTCATGCCCAACTCGCCCCGGTTCCTCATCTCGAAGGGGAAGGACGACGAGGCAGTCGGGGTGCTGCGCTGGCTCCGGGGACCGAACACGGATTTCCGCCGGGAATTTGAGCAAATCAAAGAAAGCGTGAGACAACAG AGCAGACGGATTTCCTGCGCGGAGATCAAGGACCCGTTCATTTACAAGCCAATCCTGATCGCGGTGCTAATGAGGTTCCTGCAGCAGCTCTCGGGCGTCACCCCCATCCTGGTGTATTTGCAGTCGATATTTCAGAGCACAGCTGTGATATTG AAGCCGGAGTACGATGCAGCTATCGTAGGGGGAGTTCGCTTGGCGTCTGTGCTCATCGCCGCTGTCTCTATGGACAAAGCTGGGAGGAAAATTCTTCTCTTCGTATCGG CTGGGATCATGTTTGCCTCAAACCTGACCTTGGGGCTCTATATCCACTACACATCACTGCCTTCTCACAACTCTACCATGGCCGTCATTAACGGGACCCTAGTGAGCCCAGAAAGCCTTACTGCAGAGCCCTCCGGCTACATCACCCTCATCCCCCTGGTGGCTACCATGCTCTTTATAATGG GTTATGCCATGGGCTGGGGCCCCATCACCTGGTTGCTGATGTCAGAGATCCTCCCTCTGAAGGCCCGTGGGGTGGCGTCAGGCCTCTGTGTCCTCGTGAGCTGGCTCACGGCCTTTGCGCTGACCAGATTCTTCCTGCTGGTTGTG CAAGACTTCGGCCTTGAAGTCCCGTTCCTGTTCTTTGCTGTCATCTGCGCAGGGAACCTCCTCTTCACGGGTTGCTGCGTCCCAGAGACCAAAGGCCGATCCCTGGAGCAAATCGAATCCTACTTCAGGACTGGGCGGAGATCCTTTATGAGGAACCACATATGA